The Spirochaetaceae bacterium genome includes a region encoding these proteins:
- a CDS encoding YbaB/EbfC family nucleoid-associated protein, protein MASNPLDFLKAIQGLQRNMGDMEEKLRGVQVTGSAGGDMVEVVLNGHLEVVALRLAPEVIDREEREMLEDLIRAAFTDAVGKVKEHLRGEFSSVLGGMPLPPGLFGA, encoded by the coding sequence ATGGCATCTAACCCGCTCGATTTTCTGAAGGCGATTCAGGGTCTGCAGCGCAACATGGGCGACATGGAGGAGAAGCTGCGTGGCGTTCAGGTGACCGGCAGCGCCGGCGGCGACATGGTCGAGGTGGTGCTCAACGGGCACCTGGAGGTGGTCGCGCTGCGCCTCGCGCCGGAGGTGATCGATCGCGAGGAGCGGGAGATGCTGGAGGACCTGATCCGCGCCGCGTTCACGGACGCGGTCGGCAAGGTAAAGGAGCACCTGCGCGGAGAGTTCAGTTCCGTGCTTGGCGGCATGCCGCTGCCGCCGGGGCTGTTCGGGGCCTGA
- the recR gene encoding recombination mediator RecR, whose amino-acid sequence MTSLDRVITALAKLPGLGRKSAARLAYYLLRADPSYVRSLAADLTALRERIRPCRICGAYTEAERCDICADPSREPDRVCVVEQPQDVATIEATGEFRGRYHVLMGVLSPLDGIGPEDLRIDLLLRRVREEGVREVIVATNPTVEGEATALLLAKQLRDLGVVTSQLAHGLPVGSDLEYSDRLTVSRALRGRVRLDQ is encoded by the coding sequence ATGACCAGTCTAGACCGGGTCATTACGGCGTTGGCCAAGCTGCCCGGCCTGGGCCGCAAGAGCGCGGCACGGCTCGCCTACTACCTGCTGCGGGCCGACCCCTCCTACGTGCGCTCGCTGGCCGCTGACCTGACCGCGTTGCGTGAACGGATCCGGCCCTGTCGGATCTGCGGCGCGTATACGGAGGCGGAGCGCTGCGACATCTGTGCGGACCCGTCGCGCGAACCGGATCGGGTGTGCGTGGTGGAGCAGCCGCAGGATGTCGCTACCATTGAGGCGACCGGCGAGTTCCGGGGCCGCTACCACGTGCTCATGGGCGTATTGTCGCCCCTTGACGGCATCGGGCCGGAGGATCTGCGCATCGACCTGCTGCTGAGGCGCGTGCGCGAGGAAGGGGTGCGCGAGGTGATCGTCGCCACCAACCCCACGGTGGAGGGCGAGGCGACGGCGCTGCTGCTGGCCAAGCAACTCCGGGACCTGGGCGTGGTGACTTCGCAACTGGCCCACGGCCTGCCGGTGGGAAGCGACCTGGAATACTCCGACCGGCTCACCGTGAGCCGGGCACTGCGCGGACGCGTGCGCCTCGACCAGTAG